Genomic segment of Scyliorhinus torazame isolate Kashiwa2021f chromosome 7, sScyTor2.1, whole genome shotgun sequence:
ccattggctctccttggtctaacctatttgttatctcttcaaagaactctaacaggtttgtcaggcacgacctctccttactaaatccatgctgacttgtcctaatctgaccctgcacttccaagaatttagaaatctcatccttaacaatggattctagaatcttgccaacaaccgaggttaggctaattggcctataattttccatctttttccttgttcccttcttgaacaggggggttacaacagcgattttccaatcctctgggacttttctggactccagtgacttttgaaagatcataactaacgcctccactatttcttcagctatctcctttagaactctaggatgtagtccatctaggcccggagatttatcaatttttagacctcttagtttctctagcactttctcctttgtgatggctaccatattcaactctgccccctgactctccagaattggtgggatattactcatgtcttctactgtgaagactaacgcaaagtacttatttagttcctcagctatttccttgtctcccatcacaaaattaccagcgtcattttggagcggcccaatgtcaacttttgcctcccgtttgtttttaatgtatttaaagaaacttttactatcattcctaatgttactggctagcctaccttcacatttgatcctctctttccttatttctctctttgttatcctttgtttgtttttgtagccttcccaatcttctgacttcccactactctttgccacattataggcattctcttttgctttgatgcattccctaacttcctttgtcagccatggctgcgtaatcccccctctgataacctttcttttctttgggatgaacctctgcactgtgtcctcaattactcccagaaacccctgccattgctgttctactgtctttcccactaggctctgctcccagtcgattttcgtcagttcctccctcatgcccctgtagttacctttatttaactgtaacacctttacatctgattctaccttctttctttcaaattggagattgaattctaccatattatgatcactgcctcctaagtgctcccttactttaagatctttaatcaagtctggctcattacataacactaagtccagaatggcctgttccctcgtgggctccatcacaagctgttccaaaaagccctcctgtaaacattcaatgaattccttttccttgggtccactggcagcattatttacccagtccacctgcatattgaagtcccccatgatcactgtgaccttgcctttctgacatgcactttctatttcgtggtgcattttgtgcccccggtcctgaccactgttaggaggcctgtgcataactcccattatggtttttttgcctttgtggttcctcaactctacccacacagactccacatcatctgaccccatgtaatttagtgctattgatttaatttcattcctaattaacaaggcaaccccgccccctctgcccacctccctgtcttttcgataggttgtgaatccctggatgtttaaatgccagtcctgaaccccctgcaatcatgtctctgtgatacaacaggatttagatcatttggagacttaggcggcgagatggcagatggaatttaatccggacaaatgtgaggtaatgcattttggaaggtctaatacaggtagggaatatacagtgaatggtagaaccctcaagagtagtcagagagatcttggtgtacaggtccacaggtcactgaaaggagcaacacaggtggagaaggtagtcaagaaggcatacggcatgcttgccttcattggccggggcattgagtataaaaattggcaggtcgtgttgcagctgtatagaaccttagttaggccacacttggagtatagtgttgaattctggtcgccacactaccagagggatgtggaggctttggagagggtgcagaggagatttaccaggatgttgcctggtatggagggcattagctatgaggagaggttgaataaacttggtttgttctcactggaacgaaggaggttgaggggcaacctgatagaggtctacaaattatgaggggcatagacagagtggatagtcagagaccttttccagggtagaggggtcaattactagggggcataggtttaaggtgcgaggggcaaggtttagaggcgatgtacgaggcaggttttttacacagagggtagtgggtgcctggaactcgctgccggaggaggtggtggaagcagggacaatagtgacatttgaggggcatcttgacaaatacatgaataggatgggaatagagggatgcggactccggaagtgtcgaagattttagtttcgacgggcagcatggctcaggcttggagggccaaagggcctgttcctgtgctgtactgttctttgttctttgtcctttgttctgtcAGATTTGCCATCAAATGTTCCGTCGTGATGGGTTCCACTGTGTTGCTGATGGATCTGACCACTGTAAAGTCAGAATGGCCGCATGTTTCTCCCAGgctctaggttgcccatcactgttcTAGGTAGTTAAGGTTAAGCAGCATCCCTACACACATTGGGGATACTGTAAACACCCTTGTAGGCAGCTCACACCTATCAATTCTAGACATAGTGAAGGGAATTTTGGCCTGGGGAGGCGGtgcgggaaagaggagttttacatATAAGGCAGACAGAAACTCTAATTAAGTCACTTTCCAAATAGATTGTTTCAATGGCTTACAAGCACAATAATAGTCTTTTTTATATGAGGTGAACATCTTGCAGTTCACATGTACCGGCCTGGAGGCAACAAAATTCAGAAATACACAATAGATGGAAATATGTAGGAAATCTTTAATAAAATACCAACAGTAAAACATTACTTACGCACAGGTGTAATTTATGCACCAGACTCAAGACATGACAAAATCTACACTCTTATTAGTGAAGTTTATATtctagtatcaaagttttgctctATGCATTTGATATACAAACATGAGAACATGTGAAAGGTTTCCAAAGCAGAAGAGCTACCAGTCTCCAAGGCTATTTGATTGAATGTCGCTAGATATGCAATATTTCTCAATGCCGCAAATGAAGTTTTTTAAGTTACCATTCAACTTTCTAGACTCTTTGTACATTTTCCATAACACGTGTTTGTGCAAATGCTTTGAGGTTAAAGATTTCGCCGGTAACAGAGGCAAAGTCTGTCTAATTATACAGAATAATTTACTCCCCATAGCAATTAAACCCAACCAGTGCACTCTTCCCTCAGAATACTTTACCAGCTGTTGGCATTATGTCTGGCTGACACACATTTCCTTTCTGTAAAGTAGACATTAATGTATTGGTGGCGTTTAAAAAAATTGTCCACCTTGTTCTCTGGAAATTATCTATATGGCCAAGTGAGGATCTGAATCAAGGAACAGCTGTGAACCCCGGTGCTTGTTGATTTGCATACTTTCAGCACCCACCCCCTGCAGGTGTTTCACTTGTCATCACGCACACAACAAAACATTAAAATACATCAGCATGATACACAAGACACCCATGTAGCTGGCTGAGAAGGGTATCTTATTGATCTCCTTCAGCAAAACTACACAAGCAGTTTGAAGCAAAATGTTGCTCTGAGGCTATTCTGCACATAAAAATAACTGTGCTGACAGCGGTCTGACGAAAACTTGATAAACCTGGGAAAATTGTTTCCATTGTTTCCAATTGTAATTGCTCTTTCAAAAGAAGACTCCGCGTGGGACAAACACGTTATCTGTTCCAGCGGATGGAAAATTGGAGACTGGGTTACCTTCGGCCAGTTTCTTGTTCCAAGCAATTGATTGATTAGAGCATGCCAGTGGCAAAACTGGAAGTTGGTTAAAAAGTGCGAAACACAGTGATCGGGGAACAAAGTGCTTCGTAAACCGAATGCTACTGCCAGGAATTTGGTGCAAATGGGATCTCTCTGGTATGTATTTCCCAAGCTGTAATTTAGGCTAACATTTAAAATTTGACTTGAAACACTAAAACTGCAAAAGGAACTGAAAGCTAGTTAAGATGCCTAGTAAAAGAAAATCCTGACcgtggcagttaactgtcaatctGCTGAAAATGATCACCTGAACCAGTGTACGAACATGTTTTCGTAATTGTAACTTGCATGTGAGTCTTTAGCTCTCTCTGTAAGTAGGGAGTGTTAGCTACTGCACAGAATCTGAAACACAGAGCGATTGaaagatagagggcgggattctccgattgccgacatcaaaatcgcgttcggcgattggccggagaatccgattTTACGCCAAAATCGGAAGCACCGCCATTTTATGAATGCTCCGCCCCTCGAAAATGGCGTAATCGCTGAGTACGCTGCACGCCcttgggacggcctcagggtgtcacctgaggccctcccccaatgctccgcccccgatgggccgacttcccgatggcgtcggtcacTTATGATCACAGCTTtaagggacctcgcgtggcggctgcagactgggggggggggggagggggggggagccattccgctggccggtggggcttcggtaggggctggtggagggtggtccggggtggcgaggggTTTACAGGGGgagactatctggcaggctgggtctgtgCAAGGCCGGTGCCATATTGTACAGCGGAGCATCGATGCGAGGGTGGCactgactttttggtcgtaagacaagacacatgctccggacatagtctcaaaatcggaaaatccagcccagagtgCTTCATTAGTGAATGCCAATATGAGGAATTTAGTGCAAGTGCTAATTTGCAGGGGGCATGAGAGGGCAGGAGGAAGGAGGTAAGTGGTGGTGTGCTTTTCATCTTTTTGGTTATGCCTCTTGTGGTTGATGTCTCCAAGCTAGGAGCCAGGAGCTTGATGTTACTAACTGATCAATTACATAAATATGGATAGTCAAGCGTTTACAGAACCACAGATGGAGAATTATGTGCACTTCTATCCTTCTAAGGAAGGATCTACTTATCTTGGAGGTAGTACAGCCaaggttcatagaatcatggaatcgctacagtgcagaaggaggcctttcggcccatcgtgtttggaccaacccttcgaaaggccaccctacctaggcccaatccccagcctccaccttaaggggcaatttagcatggctaatccacctaacatgcacatctttgatctgtgggaggaaaccggagcacccggatgaaacaggcagacacggggagaatgtgcaaactccacacgaacaggttGACTAGATTGGTTCcttggatgagagggttgtcctatgacgAGAGATTGGGCCAAGAGCTGAAGGGCCTATTTTTGAGATATAAAGCTCCATGACtttggggcgacacggtggcaggggatgtgggcatggatcgggtgctttttcagagggtcagtgcagactcgatgggctgaatggcctccttcttcactgtaggaattctatggttctataacctCTATGAGAATGAATAAATTCGACCAatattctctggggtttagaagaatgcgatgtgatctcattgaaacatacaattcTGAAGTGGCTTGACAGAATAGACACTGCAAGAGTTTTTGCCTTGGTTGGGGAATTTAGAACATGacagaaattccttcactcagtAGGTTGTGAATTATTGGATTCATCTACTCCAGAGGATTGTGAATGCTTCATCGTTGAATATATTAAAGACTGgaattgatagatttttgatctctcagggaatcaaaggatatgggcagTAGGAAGGTACAGTTGAGGTAGAAAATCAGACTTAATCattttgaatgacagagcaggctgaaGGAAATAAATGGTCTCCTCCTAATCCTAGTTTTATGTTTGCTTCCTTAGTCTGGATATGGCATGGGGGTAGGTGCTTGTAAGGATGATTTGCACTAATCTACAGGTATAGATTCCTAGGATTAGAGTATTTGATAGGTTGTTATGTCTAATTTAAATTAAGTGCAAATATTCATGCATTGTGTAATCACCACTCTATCCAAAGAAGCACAGAGGCCATTTGCTTTTGGTCCTTTCTCCTTGTCACTCATGGGCTTGGAGGCTACGAAAGTATCCCAGATTAACCTTTCCTCCAACTTTCCCACCTTCTTTTCCTTCAGATATGTGCATATCTGTAACCGCGATATAACATAGAAACAtagcagataggagcaggaggaggcctttgggacctttgagcctgctccgccatttatcacgatcatggctgatcatccaactcaatagcctaattctgctttcaatGATTTTATAAGGAATTTACCAACCTCAAGAAGCAGTTTGTTACGCTCCCATACATAACAAAGCATCAATCATAATGCAATATTGCGGGTCACTTGAGCATTGTAATAATTGCAACATAATTATCTTAAAATTTAATGTAGCCTCATTAATCAGTATCATAGAACATGTAGGTTAGGTTTTAGGCAACTAAATAGATCACTAATCAAATAGTCTGCTATGTTTAAGTTAGTTAAGTTACTCAAAATATACACCATACACAGTTGCAACAGCAAAAAGTGAAGAATTTTTGAAAGTAGCTGTTGCATAATTGTCGGTCATTGTATCCCACAGACATCGGCTGACAATCAGTATTCCCTGATCATTCATCTGGCCCAGTATCACATTGCAGACCAGCTTATATCTAGGGACAATGATATCTTTCACTTTCAGCCTGATATGATCTGTCAAACTCTGCACTAGCTGTACACATGTTACAGGGTTATATTTATTGTCAGCCAAATAGCTTGAAAGAGTTCCCTCCAAGATCTTCTGGACCTTGTCGGGATCAAACTTGCAGCCTTCATCTGGCTGGGCTTTGTAAGTATTTTCGCACTTCACTTCCCTGATAGGTTGATACAGAGGCAATCCAGAGAAACTGATTTGACCAGAGGTCATCCAGCTCATGGAATGCCTTTTGCCTTGCATCACAGAGCTTTTGCGAGAAAAAGGCACATTGACGTTACTTAAAATAGAACTCTTTCTGGATGGGATATGTGGTCTTCCATCCATGTTCTTCAGATGTAGGTGATGTTTGCTGGCATGAGCGTCTATGGACTGGGAACTTCTGCGAGTAGAAATGGAGCTTGCACGAGGACGCAGTCCCAATACGTGCCCAGACAGAGCCCGATTGAACTGTGCTAAAGCCTCTTGGGATAAAGGCATCTGCTTGGCAGTCATGATAAACTGTATATCGATCTGTTTAAAGGATAAAAGATAAATCAACTTTCATTCTGATCAATAGCTCGCATCTTTTACTGAGTTTTCTTTATCTCCCTACTTTTAATGCACTTTTATCTCCTGTATTATTCCATGTCTGAAAGGATTGTGCTCCTAGATCTCTCCAGCCATCTGTTtttatatcatagatcatagatataTAGCTCGCATCTTTTACTGAGTTTTTTTTATCTCCCTACTTTTAATGCACTTTTATCTCCTGTATTATTCCATGTCTGAAAGGATTGTGCTCCTAGGTCTCTCCAGCCATCTGTTTTTATATAATGGTGACACAGTGTTGAATCACACTAGTCTTTGTTCTTGGGCTTCATTCCGCACCTCCTTGTGTTGCAGGGTCTAAGTTTAGACATTTTATGCACTTTTGCTTTTCTCCAATTGGCTTCTAGATTTTAAGCATTGGTTCTGACTTGTAACTAAATCACTTGAATAGAGGTCAGAATACAGGAACAATCGCCCTCTCTCACAAGCAGAAAAGGAGGATAGAAAAGCAAACCTGATGGACAAAATATAAAGATTTCTAGTAGGAATTGGATTTCTAGCAAAGTTGATGGCTCATATAGGTAACTGTATTATTTAATGCGGTACTGAATCGTGTGGACTGGGACGTTCCCAGCTGCCTAGATTAACTAATTTGATCAACAGCAATAGTACAGATGATGTAATTGTTCGATTGGAGGATGCTGTTGTtgtggaggaagggggaggagtgcAATTAGTGAATCGCAGTTCCTGGTTGCTGTTATGTGACAAGTCTGCGAGTATAAAAGTGGGGTGAGGATGGTCCTGATGACACATGGCTGAGTATCCCATTTACTACTCAGACTCAAGGTCATAAATGACCACTTGGAGAAGGCTGCAGCACTGTCTTTGGGACCTTTTAGGTGAGATAGGCTGTGCTTAAAATCAACAAAAAGAATTGCCAGGTCTTTAAGAAGGGCAGAATGTGGGATGGAAGTGAAATTGCCACCCAGTTTTGACAGCAGGAAAaaacagtaaaacggggaaataagaacgtTTTGCAGTGTTAAGTTGTAATTTGTACACTCTTTGATCCTCACTGCTCCCGTAtttcatttgtttttttaaaaaaatattttattgaaaatttttggtcaaccaacacagtacattgtgcatcctttacacaacattataacaacacaaataacaatgacctattttataaacagaaaatgaataaataataaataacaaaaatgaaaactaaacctaattggcaactgccttatcacaagtaacactctccaaaaatataatttaacagtccaatatataattatctgtagcaacgacctatacatattatacagtatatattaacaaccctgagagtccttctggttcctcccacccccccccccccccgatcctgagctgctgctgctgccttcttttttccattccatctatctttctgcgaggtattcgatgaacggttgccaccgcctggtgaacccttgagccgactcccttagaacaaacttaatccgctctaactttataaaccctgccatgtcatttatccaggtctccacccccgggggcttggcttctttccacattagtaatatcctgcgccgggctactagggacgcaaaggccaaaacatcggcctctctcgcctcctgcactcccggctcttgtgcaaccccaaatatagccaacccccagcttggttcgacccggacccccactacttttaaaagcacctttgtcacccccatccaaaacccctgtagtgccgggcatgaccaaaacatatgggtatgattcgctgggcttctcgagcacctcgcacacctatcctccacccaaaagaatttactgagccgtgctccagtcatatgcgccctgtgtaataccttaaactgaatcaggcttagcttggcacacgaggacgacgagtttaccctgcttcgggcatctgcccacagcccctcctcgatctcctcccccagctcttcttcccatttcccttttagttcatctaccatagtctccccttcgtccctcacttccctatatatatctgacaccgtaccatcccccacccatgtctttgagatcactctgtcctgcacctcttgtgtcgggagctgcgggaattccctcaccttttgcctcgcaaaagccctcagttgcatatacctgaatgcattcccttgggacaacccatatttctcggtcagcgctcccagactcgtgaacttcccattcacaaacagatccttcagttgcgttattcctgctctttgccacattccatatcccccatccattccccccggggcaaacctatggttgtttcttatcggggacccccccaaggctccagtctttcccctatgccgtctccactgtccccaaatcttcagcgtagccaccaccaccgggcttgtggtgtagttcctcggtgagaacgacaatggggctgtcaccatagcctgtaggctagtccccctacaggacgccctctctaatctcttccacgccgcttcctcctcctctcccatccacttactcaccattgaaatattagcggcccaataatactcacttaggctcggtagtgccagcccccccctatccctgctacgctgtaagaatcccttcctcactctcggggtcttcccggcccacacaaaacccatgatgctcttttcaatccttttaaaaaaagccttcgtgatcaccaccgggaggcattgaaacacaaagaggaatctcgggaggatcaccatcttaaccgcctgcaccctccctgccagtgacagggataccatatcccatctcttgaaatcctcctccatttgttccaccaaccgcgttaaatttaacctatacaatgtgccccaattcttggctatctggatccccaggtaacgaaagtcccttgttaccttcctcaacggtaggtcctctatttctctactctgctcccctggatgcaccacaaacaactcacttttccccatgttcaatttataccctgaaaaatccccaaactccccaagtatccgcattatttctggcatcccctccgccgggtctgccacatatagtaacaaatcgtccgcatacaaagatacccggtgttcttctcctcctctaagtactcccctccacttcttggaatccctcaacgctatcgccaggggctcaatcgccagtgcaaacaataatggggacagagggcatccctgccttgtccctctatggagccgaaaatatgcagatccccgtccattcgtgaccacgctcgccatcggggccctatacaacagctgcacccatctaacatacccctctccaaaaccaaatctcctcaacacctcccacaaataatcccactccactctatcaaatgctttctcggcatccatcgccactactatctccgtttccccctctggtggggccatcatcattacccctaacagcctccagctgtctccccttcactaaCCCAGTTTggccctcgtggaccacccccgggacacattcctctattctcattgccattaccttggccaggatcttggcatctacatttaggagggaaataggtctataggacccgcattgtagcgggtccttttccttctttaagagaagcgatatcgttgcttcagacatagtctggggcagttgtcccctttcctttgcctcattaaaggtcctcgtcaatatcggggcgagcaagtccacatattttctatagaattcgactgggaatccatccggtcccggggcctttcccgcctgcatgctcctaattcctttcaccacttcttctacctcgatctgtgctcccagtcccaccctttcctactcttccaccttgggaaattccagccgatccaaaaagcccatcattctctccctcccatccgggggttgagcttcatataatttttataaaatgtcttgaacactccattcactctctccgctccccgctccatctctccttcctcatccctcactccccctatttccctcgctgctcccgttttcctcaattggtgtgccagcaacctgctcgccttctccccatattcgtactgtacaccctgtgctttcctccattgtgcctctgcagtgcccgtagtcagcaagtcaaattctacatgtagcctttgcctttccctgtacagtccctcctccggtacttccgcatattgtctgtccaccctcaaaagttcttgcagcaaccgctcccgttccttactctcctgcttccctttatgtgcccttattgatatcagctcccctctaaccaccgccttcagcgcctcccagaccactcccacctggacctccccattatcattgagttccaagtacttttcaatgcaccccctcacccttatacaccccccctcatctgccattagtcccatgtccattctccagggtgggcgccctcctgtttcctcccctatctccaagtctacccagtgtggagcgtgatccgaaatggctatagccgtatactccgttctcctcaccttcgggatcaacgcccttcccagcacaaaaaagtctattcgcgagtagactttatggacataggagaaaaacgagaactccttactcctaggtatgctaaatctccacgggtctacacctcccatctgctccataaaatctttaagttccttggccgctgccggcctccttccagtcctggac
This window contains:
- the LOC140426226 gene encoding dynein light chain Tctex-type 5-B produces the protein MTAKQMPLSQEALAQFNRALSGHVLGLRPRASSISTRRSSQSIDAHASKHHLHLKNMDGRPHIPSRKSSILSNVNVPFSRKSSVMQGKRHSMSWMTSGQISFSGLPLYQPIREVKCENTYKAQPDEGCKFDPDKVQKILEGTLSSYLADNKYNPVTCVQLVQSLTDHIRLKVKDIIVPRYKLVCNVILGQMNDQGILIVSRCLWDTMTDNYATATFKNSSLFAVATVYGVYFE